The Thaumasiovibrio subtropicus genome window below encodes:
- a CDS encoding PepSY-associated TM helix domain-containing protein, with protein sequence MSQSTTKAAETAKSRYFLIWRWHFYAGLFVVPFMLMLSVTGIIMLFDKEIELARHAERLLVETQQDQVPFSAQLEAVKSAYPNTTITQFITAQTEDTANRFSVRFADGQVLFATVDPYSGEVLGAIDRKESWHQLANDIHGTLLIGDTGDYLIEIAASLTILLLVTGIYLWLPSDNASKAGFLKIRRNNGTRTMMRDIHANLGGTLAIILLFFVISGLAWAGFWGGQFVQPWNTFPAQKWSDVPLSDMNHKQLNHLAEEEVPWNLELTPVPASHQHHVETHQNNSTGYSIDIDTLIADIESLGYIKYKLYFPRGETGVFTVSANTMSGDITNPTQDRTTHFDQYSGEVLADVNWNDYGVVAKLMAAGIALHQGDISVVNKVVNLLLCIAFIVISVTGIMMWWKRRPQNAIRLGAPPRFTQPGIWKSALVTLLLISVAFPLAGATILVVLAIDALIVKKVKRLNTALN encoded by the coding sequence TTGAGTCAATCAACAACAAAAGCAGCAGAGACTGCAAAATCCCGATATTTTCTGATTTGGCGCTGGCATTTTTATGCTGGCTTGTTTGTTGTTCCCTTTATGTTAATGCTCTCCGTCACCGGCATCATTATGTTGTTTGATAAAGAGATCGAACTGGCACGCCACGCAGAGCGTTTACTCGTCGAAACCCAGCAAGATCAGGTGCCTTTCTCAGCGCAGCTAGAAGCCGTCAAGTCTGCATACCCAAATACCACCATAACCCAGTTTATTACCGCGCAAACTGAAGATACAGCCAATCGATTCTCTGTCAGGTTTGCTGATGGCCAGGTGCTATTTGCGACAGTCGATCCTTATTCAGGTGAAGTGTTGGGTGCCATTGACCGTAAAGAGAGCTGGCATCAATTGGCCAACGATATTCATGGCACCCTGTTGATTGGGGATACTGGCGATTACCTGATTGAAATCGCGGCTAGCTTAACCATTCTACTTCTGGTAACAGGGATTTATCTTTGGCTACCCAGCGATAACGCCAGCAAGGCTGGATTTCTAAAAATTCGCCGCAATAATGGTACTCGCACCATGATGCGCGATATTCATGCGAATCTAGGTGGTACACTCGCCATCATTCTGCTTTTCTTTGTCATCTCCGGGCTTGCGTGGGCCGGGTTCTGGGGTGGACAATTTGTGCAACCATGGAACACGTTTCCAGCACAAAAGTGGTCAGACGTACCACTTTCAGATATGAATCACAAGCAGCTCAATCATCTTGCAGAAGAAGAAGTCCCTTGGAATCTCGAACTCACCCCTGTGCCAGCTTCCCATCAGCATCATGTTGAGACTCACCAGAACAATAGTACTGGTTATTCCATCGATATCGACACACTCATCGCTGATATTGAATCACTTGGCTACATCAAATATAAACTTTACTTCCCGCGAGGAGAAACCGGGGTATTCACTGTGTCAGCCAACACCATGAGTGGGGATATCACTAACCCAACCCAGGATAGGACCACACATTTCGATCAGTACAGTGGCGAAGTATTGGCCGATGTCAACTGGAACGACTATGGCGTTGTTGCAAAGTTAATGGCAGCAGGTATCGCCTTGCACCAAGGCGATATAAGCGTGGTAAACAAAGTTGTTAACCTGCTTCTTTGCATCGCATTCATTGTAATATCGGTAACCGGCATCATGATGTGGTGGAAGCGCAGACCTCAAAATGCCATCCGCTTGGGGGCCCCACCTCGATTCACACAACCAGGCATCTGGAAATCAGCACTCGTAACACTGCTGCTCATTTCGGTCGCCTTCCCTCTCGCCGGGGCAACCATTCTGGTCGTACTCGCGATTGATGCATTGATCGTCAAGAAGGTGAAACGCTTAAATACAGCACTCAACTAA
- a CDS encoding acyltransferase family protein, with protein MRSVLLDMLRLIAIALVFIAHFGQLFEHEIGAFFGIKNVYYVSLGGVGVTLFLILSGLLAGLTDAKRFIEPKDQTVSFSSKKYYQYVIKKLLRIYPVYWVSVILSIIGYGLSGVVLKERLLPLFPNGVLTDLFGSTTGFYAWFGLWGGPFNPPSWFIALIIPLYLLFPLLQYLLWRWKWVALLTLLCVSIVSRIWVGQHGVVLLGTSLFNDIEAWVYRLYGFMPGRPGDWFVLCRVFEFSLGIFLAYRVPKAVWFKLQLGRLNQPIARLSDLAFPLFLLHVPFLFFPEWLSLQGLQPWLAIVVFMMLLLPLAWGVSCLDAVFPRRTVTRWLSGEV; from the coding sequence ATGCGTTCAGTTTTACTGGATATGCTTCGACTTATCGCCATTGCGCTGGTTTTTATTGCTCACTTCGGACAACTGTTTGAACATGAAATAGGCGCTTTCTTTGGGATTAAGAACGTTTATTACGTCAGCTTGGGTGGTGTTGGCGTTACTCTGTTTTTAATCTTATCGGGATTATTGGCGGGTCTAACCGATGCCAAGCGTTTCATTGAGCCTAAAGATCAAACCGTCTCTTTCTCGTCTAAAAAATACTATCAATATGTCATCAAAAAACTATTGAGGATCTACCCTGTGTATTGGGTGTCAGTGATACTCAGTATCATCGGCTATGGACTGAGCGGTGTGGTATTAAAAGAGCGACTTCTACCACTTTTTCCAAATGGTGTACTTACCGATCTTTTTGGGAGCACAACTGGGTTTTATGCCTGGTTCGGGCTGTGGGGTGGCCCTTTCAATCCACCTAGTTGGTTTATTGCGCTGATTATTCCCCTATATCTCTTGTTTCCACTGTTGCAATATCTCCTATGGCGATGGAAGTGGGTGGCGTTGTTGACGTTATTGTGTGTGAGTATTGTGAGTAGGATTTGGGTCGGCCAACATGGCGTTGTGCTTTTGGGTACGTCATTGTTCAATGACATCGAGGCTTGGGTCTATCGTTTGTATGGTTTTATGCCGGGCAGGCCGGGGGATTGGTTTGTGTTATGCCGTGTTTTTGAGTTTAGTTTGGGGATCTTTTTAGCTTACCGTGTTCCAAAAGCGGTCTGGTTCAAATTGCAACTCGGGAGACTCAATCAACCGATCGCAAGGCTCAGTGATCTTGCGTTCCCGCTTTTTTTACTTCATGTCCCCTTTCTGTTTTTTCCTGAGTGGTTGAGCCTTCAAGGATTGCAACCTTGGTTGGCAATCGTCGTATTTATGATGCTGCTTTTGCCGCTGGCATGGGGTGTCAGTTGTCTTGATGCGGTTTTCCCTCGTCGCACTGTGACGCGCTGGCTATCAGGCGAGGTATAG
- a CDS encoding LexA family transcriptional regulator, translating into MIEKGNSVSIALKGTETFGARLKELIGEQSVKSFGDRVGISESGLRKCLPPKTSKPAFDKVVAIADEMGVQLEWLCTGLGPKFADSVMEDVSLSEDENKVHALTGAPCISTVVSELDEELVLIPGYHVQYPSECDDLSKQTVRRHLAFRRRYLEYRGLDEVNLVVVFNKGDAMESTIKDNDSLLVDISKTTLLDGKIFVVKLGNELYAKRIQKSYDGSVLIISDNKEYQPLTIPADKVGALVVLGQVVNVSTDL; encoded by the coding sequence ATGATTGAGAAAGGAAACTCAGTTTCCATTGCTCTAAAAGGAACAGAAACCTTTGGTGCTCGTCTTAAAGAATTGATTGGTGAGCAATCTGTAAAGAGCTTTGGTGATCGTGTTGGTATTTCTGAGAGTGGGTTGCGTAAGTGCTTGCCGCCTAAAACGTCTAAACCTGCCTTTGATAAGGTCGTCGCTATCGCTGATGAAATGGGAGTTCAGCTTGAGTGGCTCTGTACAGGGCTTGGGCCAAAGTTTGCTGATTCGGTGATGGAGGATGTCTCTCTCAGTGAAGATGAGAATAAGGTGCATGCGCTGACAGGTGCGCCCTGTATTTCGACTGTTGTCTCTGAACTCGATGAAGAGTTAGTGTTGATTCCTGGATACCATGTTCAATATCCTTCTGAGTGTGATGATCTTTCAAAACAAACGGTTAGGCGACACCTGGCTTTTAGGCGTCGTTATCTGGAATACCGTGGGTTGGATGAGGTGAACTTGGTTGTTGTCTTTAATAAGGGCGACGCGATGGAGTCGACGATTAAGGACAACGATTCATTGCTGGTGGATATCAGCAAGACGACTCTGCTGGATGGAAAGATCTTTGTGGTGAAGTTAGGCAATGAGCTTTACGCGAAACGTATTCAAAAAAGTTACGATGGCTCTGTGCTGATTATTAGTGATAACAAAGAGTACCAGCCATTAACGATTCCTGCGGATAAGGTAGGGGCATTGGTTGTTTTAGGGCAGGTCGTAAACGTATCAACTGACCTATAG
- a CDS encoding DNA-binding protein, whose translation MTKQWYTIQELIGMTGVPSTPQGLRKLAKREQWQSQPREKGKGLEYHLSALPETTKACLAAAQVQNSEALKASNTAVQLSAHCKSAQLDREQAHQDKTTALAKQRAMLAFNALPTEKQQLAHAKIAILQARSNYLKQHQAQRKQTSAEKRFVDQYNRRELPFDQQIQTQIQTISVPTLRRWNKQLQDKGPEGLVGRALKKHRATKIEQQQSLQDFLVAIITQKPHFAKKPNRLHELIVESANNYPEWHLPSPSSISRWLTRWLKQNGAAFTYLTNPDDYTSKHRPLYGHMYPWVQQPNDCWELDSTPTDVQLQVDGKLKRYSIVAAIDVHTRRVKLILAPTSNSEAICLLLRKCIQEWGVPNKEGIVRTDNGSDYVSERVTAIFEMLDIGTQRANAFSGWEKPYIERFFRTLSEGLLELLPGYIGHNVSERQAIEAAKSFAERIGKGKKKLQQEAINLACTPEELETLINDWLEYKYLHNPHAGKDMKGKTPFEKYTESHYQPRMVSDPRSLDYLLNYVGTATVVRGKISKDSIAYTAPELMNLEWDRRTVRVFIDPTDIGRCILYRDDNWNMHTEAFNVALVGQEIDPEKLRSARKAQQKELTQFRKSAKRLQQDFGIDTLAAEHLAAHKARNNVEHLGLTTKVTDNKALNALNNATAKTDNSPIYSPEQLEQLAQAKAVIEQQQENINQRKGLLIRDEHEKAYHLANESLTRILSEKEEEFLEDYKHRNPFGRRRVEEIMTRRVEG comes from the coding sequence ATGACTAAGCAATGGTACACAATACAAGAACTGATCGGGATGACCGGAGTGCCATCGACACCACAAGGTCTTCGTAAGCTTGCCAAAAGAGAGCAATGGCAATCGCAGCCAAGAGAAAAAGGTAAAGGGCTCGAATACCACCTTAGTGCTCTGCCAGAAACCACAAAAGCTTGCCTAGCTGCAGCACAAGTGCAAAACAGTGAAGCCTTGAAAGCGTCCAATACAGCAGTTCAGCTCAGCGCACACTGCAAATCCGCACAATTAGACAGAGAACAAGCACACCAAGACAAAACCACCGCTCTCGCCAAACAACGCGCGATGCTCGCCTTCAATGCACTGCCAACAGAAAAGCAGCAGCTCGCTCATGCAAAAATCGCCATCCTACAAGCCAGATCTAACTATCTAAAGCAACACCAAGCACAGCGCAAACAAACCAGTGCCGAAAAGCGATTTGTTGACCAATACAACCGCCGCGAACTCCCTTTCGATCAACAAATACAGACTCAAATTCAAACCATCAGCGTCCCCACTCTCCGTCGCTGGAACAAACAGCTTCAAGACAAAGGCCCAGAAGGGCTAGTTGGACGCGCACTCAAAAAACACCGAGCTACAAAAATCGAACAACAACAGAGCTTGCAGGACTTCCTCGTCGCCATCATTACCCAAAAGCCCCACTTCGCTAAAAAGCCCAACCGCCTTCACGAGCTCATTGTCGAAAGTGCTAACAACTATCCCGAATGGCACCTCCCAAGCCCATCTAGCATTAGCCGCTGGTTAACCCGATGGCTCAAGCAAAATGGCGCAGCCTTCACCTATCTCACCAACCCAGACGACTACACCAGCAAACACCGCCCCCTCTACGGCCACATGTATCCATGGGTACAGCAACCCAACGACTGCTGGGAACTAGACAGCACCCCCACCGACGTCCAGCTCCAAGTCGACGGAAAACTCAAACGCTACAGCATCGTCGCCGCCATCGACGTTCACACACGGCGCGTGAAACTCATCCTCGCTCCGACGTCCAACTCAGAAGCAATCTGCCTACTACTACGCAAGTGCATCCAGGAATGGGGCGTGCCCAACAAAGAAGGTATCGTAAGAACCGACAACGGCAGCGACTACGTTTCAGAGCGTGTCACCGCCATCTTCGAGATGCTCGACATCGGCACCCAACGCGCCAACGCCTTCAGTGGCTGGGAAAAACCCTACATCGAGCGATTCTTTCGCACACTCTCCGAAGGACTCCTCGAACTCCTCCCAGGCTACATCGGCCACAACGTCAGCGAGCGCCAAGCCATCGAAGCCGCCAAAAGCTTTGCCGAGCGCATAGGAAAAGGAAAGAAAAAGCTACAGCAAGAAGCGATCAACCTCGCCTGCACTCCCGAAGAGTTAGAAACGCTCATCAACGACTGGCTCGAATACAAGTACCTACACAACCCCCATGCTGGCAAAGATATGAAAGGGAAAACTCCCTTTGAAAAATACACCGAATCCCACTACCAGCCGCGTATGGTTAGCGATCCCCGATCGCTCGACTACCTGCTCAACTACGTCGGCACCGCAACCGTCGTCAGAGGAAAAATTAGCAAAGACAGCATCGCCTACACCGCGCCAGAACTTATGAATCTTGAATGGGATCGCCGCACCGTTCGCGTCTTCATCGACCCCACAGATATCGGCCGCTGCATCCTATACAGAGACGACAACTGGAACATGCACACCGAAGCCTTCAACGTGGCTCTTGTTGGACAAGAGATCGACCCAGAGAAACTACGCAGCGCCCGCAAAGCACAACAAAAAGAACTCACACAGTTCAGAAAATCCGCGAAGCGCCTACAACAAGATTTTGGCATTGACACCCTTGCGGCCGAACACCTCGCCGCCCATAAAGCACGCAACAACGTAGAGCACCTTGGCCTCACCACCAAAGTCACCGACAACAAAGCGCTCAACGCTCTCAACAACGCCACGGCAAAAACAGACAACAGCCCCATTTATAGCCCAGAGCAGCTAGAGCAACTCGCCCAAGCCAAAGCGGTCATCGAACAGCAACAGGAGAACATCAACCAAAGAAAAGGCTTATTAATCAGAGACGAACACGAAAAAGCCTATCACCTTGCCAACGAGTCACTCACTCGAATACTCAGCGAAAAGGAGGAGGAATTTTTAGAAGATTACAAACATAGAAACCCGTTCGGACGCCGACGGGTAGAAGAGATTATGACGCGCCGCGTGGAAGGCTAA
- a CDS encoding AAA family ATPase: MNPIVAPVKNVVRAQISFNRLYERPMGVPAIALWHGDSGRGKSTAATHIYNQLEGVYISVRSADTVTSLTRRMVEECGGEPLNAKSRNIEYIIRHLSLNNTPLFIDEADYLMNKNEMLDTVRDIYDATEVPMVLIGMNKIARRIESNRQFFNRISEWVEFKAADLEDVKTVANCMMDDQITIEEELLERLRKSTNGEMRRIVIGINKIISLANANELLTITSRDWGDAPFHGY; this comes from the coding sequence ATGAACCCAATCGTCGCACCCGTAAAAAACGTAGTACGCGCACAAATATCCTTCAACCGACTCTACGAGCGCCCCATGGGCGTCCCCGCTATTGCCCTTTGGCACGGCGACTCAGGTCGAGGAAAAAGCACCGCTGCGACTCATATCTACAACCAACTAGAAGGCGTCTATATCAGCGTACGCAGCGCCGACACCGTTACAAGCCTTACTCGAAGAATGGTAGAAGAATGCGGTGGCGAACCTCTCAACGCTAAAAGCCGCAACATCGAATACATCATTCGGCATCTCAGTCTCAACAACACCCCTCTGTTCATCGACGAAGCGGACTACCTCATGAACAAAAATGAAATGCTCGACACCGTACGCGACATCTATGACGCCACCGAAGTCCCTATGGTATTGATTGGTATGAACAAAATCGCCAGGCGTATCGAAAGCAACCGCCAGTTCTTCAACCGCATTTCAGAATGGGTCGAATTCAAGGCCGCTGACCTAGAAGATGTCAAAACCGTCGCCAATTGCATGATGGATGATCAAATCACCATCGAAGAAGAGCTCCTAGAGCGCCTACGCAAATCCACCAACGGCGAAATGCGTCGCATCGTCATTGGCATCAACAAAATTATCTCACTAGCCAATGCCAACGAGCTTCTCACCATCACCTCACGCGACTGGGGTGACGCCCCATTCCACGGCTACTAA
- a CDS encoding helix-turn-helix domain-containing protein: MSELDWKEALRQELEHSGKSLNALAKELNVSSSKLSQVVRGIYPGKDDDLKLAVMGKLMRQTVTCPVKGAIPINVCDAYQKQPFSSANRERVRLYRACRNGCPYSSLCSDDQKRQKPQETAPLSEYYNLEEQRNFIKRTADNDPQRLAELYERELERLAVKYNQLIWKRQQ, from the coding sequence ATGAGCGAACTAGATTGGAAAGAAGCACTACGACAAGAGCTAGAACATTCAGGTAAGAGCCTAAACGCCCTCGCCAAAGAGCTCAACGTCAGTAGCTCCAAACTCAGCCAAGTCGTAAGAGGTATCTACCCAGGCAAAGACGATGACCTCAAACTGGCCGTCATGGGCAAACTCATGCGCCAAACCGTCACCTGTCCTGTCAAAGGCGCGATCCCCATCAACGTCTGCGATGCGTACCAAAAACAACCGTTCTCATCAGCAAATCGAGAACGTGTGCGACTTTACCGAGCATGCAGGAATGGGTGTCCGTACTCATCGCTATGCAGCGATGATCAAAAGCGCCAAAAGCCACAAGAAACTGCACCGCTCAGCGAATACTACAACCTCGAAGAGCAGCGCAACTTCATCAAGCGCACCGCAGACAACGACCCCCAACGACTCGCCGAACTCTACGAACGGGAACTCGAACGGCTCGCCGTCAAATACAACCAGCTCATTTGGAAACGGCAGCAATAG